The window GCGAGCGGGCTCCACGCCTCGGTGACGATCCCGAGGCCCGCGTGGTGGGCGCGCAGCTCGCGCTGCTGCAGCGCGGGGTGCAGCTCCACCTGGTTGACGACCGGCCGCACCCCGGTCGCCGCGATGATCGCGTCGAGGTGCGCGGGCTGGAAGTTGGAGACGCCGATCTCGCGGACCAGGCCGGCCTCGCGGGCCTCGATGAGCCCCTCCCAGGCCGCGACGTACAGACCGAGGCCCGGCGCAGGCCAGTGGATCAGGTACAGGTCGAGGGCGTCGAGGCCGAGCAGCTCAAGGGTGCGCTCCAGCGCGGGCCGCACGGCGTCACGCGCCATCGAGTCGACCCACAGCTTGCTGGTCACGAACACCTCGTCGCGAGCCAGGCCGGACTCCGCGAGGGCGCGGCCCACGCCTGCCTCGTTGCCGTAGACCGCCGCGGTGTCGACGCTCCGGTAGCCGGCTTCGAGCGCGTGGCTGACGGCGCGGGTCGTCTCGGCGTCGGGCACCTGGAAGACGCCGAACCCGGCCTGCGGCATGGTCGCGCCGGGACGGATGGCGTTCGGGAGGGCGACGGCGGGGGTCGAGACGGCGGGGACGAGGGATGACATGGGGCTCCTTGGCTGTTCTCCGAGCGACGCAGCTCATGCGTGCGCGGCATCCTGGCGTACGCGGTTATTTGCACACGCCTCCTAGATACTTGCACGCGCGCACTAGTTGCACAAGCGCTATAGTTTGGAGACGGACATCACGCCCGACATCACGCCCGACAAGGAGGGCCCATGGGAATCGCCGACGACGCCGTCGAGATCCGCGCCCAGGGCTGGCGAACGCTCGCCGCACTGCACGGTCTGATCGACACCGCGCTCGAACGCGCGCTGCAGGCCGAGCACGGCCTCACCGTCGTGGAGTACACCGTGCTGGACGCCCTGTCCCGGCAGGACGGCTGGCACATGCGCATGCAGCAGCTCGGCCGCGCCACCGCGCTCTCGCCGAGCGCCACGACGCGCCTGGTCAACCGCCTGGAGGACCGCGCGCTGCTGACGCGAGTGCTGTGCCAGGACGACCGCCGCGGGATCTACACCGAGCTCACGAAGGCCGGCGAGAAGCTCCTCCTCGCGGCGCGCCCCACGCACGACCGGGCCCTGCAGGAGGCGCTGCAGGAGGCGGAAGAGGTTCCGGAGCTCGCTTCGCTGGTGGGCGCGCTGGGCACTGTCGGCGCCGCGGTCTGACCGCTCCCCGCGAGTGGGACCGGCCAGCAGCGACGTGCTGACCGGACTGCGCCCCGGAATCGGCGCACCGGGTACGCCGAGTCCGGGGCGCAGTCCGAACCAAGCCACTGACTCGCCATGCCAGCTAAGGCGAGTCAGTGGCTTGGTCCGACCAGCATGCTGACTCGCCGTATCGGGTATGGCGAGTCAGTGGCGGAGGCTGGCTGCGGGTCAGACCCAGGCTGCCGGGTGCGCCAGCACCGCCTGCAGCACCTCGCGTGCGCCACCCGTTAGCGCCGCCTGGGGGCCGGCCTGGGCGGCCCTGACCTGCAGGTCCACGAACGGCGCGGCGAGCACACGGTCGGCGAGCACGGCCTCGACGTCGGCCCGCAGCCAGGGCAGCAGCTCGGTGTACGCGCCGCCCAGCACGATCGTGCCGATGTCGAGCAGGTTCACGAAGTCCGCGAGAGCCGAGCCAAGGGCGCGGCCGGCGGGCAACCCTGCGCCGTCGGCCAGCCCGGAGCCGCCGTCGGACAAAAGGGCGACGAGCGAGCTCAAGGGGGCGGACGGCGGGAGGCCCGCCGCGCGCATCATCGCGTCCTTGCCCGCGTACTGCTCCAGGCAGCCGAACGCGCCGCACGAGCAGCGCGGCCCAGCCGGGTCGACCACCACGTGCCCGATCTCGCCGTTCCACCCGCGCTCACCCAGGAAGAGCTTGCGGTCGACGACTATCGCCCCGCCGATGCCGACGTCGCCCGAGACGAAGATGAAGGAGTCGGGGGCGGCGACGTCCGACCCGCCGGCCAGCTCCGCGAGCGCCGCGAGCTTGGCCTCGTTGGCGATGCGCACCTCGGTGTCGCCGAGCGCGAGCAGCGGGACCGGCGCCAGCGACGACCAGCCCAGGTTGGGCGCCACCTCGAGGAGCCCGGTGCGGGGGTCGACGAGGCCGGGCAGGGCCAGCCGCGCGCCGGCGACCCGCATGCCTGACACCGCGACGTCGTCGGACACCTCACGGGCGAGCTTGCCGAGCCGGCGCAGCACCACTGCGGGGTCGCCGTCGTGGAACTCGCCCGGGACCACGTTGTTCGTCACGACGTCGCCCGTGAGATCGAGTACCCGCACGCCCAGGTAGTCCACGTTCACCTCGAGCCCGAGGCCGACGACGGACCGTGGCGCGGGGACCAGCGGGACGGCTGGCCGCCCGGCGCGCCCGCCGTACACGGCCGGCAGCTCGCGGACGAGCCGGGCGGCCACGAGCTGGTCGACGAGCGTGGAGACCGTGGCGCGGGTGAGGCCGGTCGCGGCGGCCACGCCGGCGCGCGAGAGTGGTTCCGGCACCTCGAACACCGCGCGCGCGACCAGCTCCAGGTTGCGTTCGCGCAGGGTGTGCTGGCGGGCGGCCCCGGGGCCGGTCCGTGCGGTGGTCTCGCGTGCGGTCCCTGCGGTGGTCACGCCTTGACTGTAGCTGAGGCACGGGCAATAGTTCAGTCGTACAACAAATGCGGCGCCGCGCACCGGGGCCGCCTCGATGAGGAGACCCGCGTGAGCGACATCAAGTACTCGTTCGGCCTGTGGACCATCGGCTGGCCCGCCGCCGACCCGTTCGGCACGGCGACCCGCCCCGACCTGGACCCCGCCGAATCCGTCCGCAAGCTCGCCGACCTCGGCGCCTGGGGCTTCACGTTCCACGACAACGACGTCTACCCCTTCGGCTCCGACGAGTCCGAGCGCACCAAGCACATCGACTCCGTCAAGCGGGCCGCCGCGGAGACCGGCATGGTCTGCGAGATGGTGACCACGAACACCTTCACGCACCCCGTGTTCAAGGACGGCGCGTTCACCTCCAACAACCGCGAGGTGCGCCGCTTCGGCCTGCGCAAGGTGCTGCGCAACGTGGACCTGGCCGCCGACATGGGCGCCTCCACGTTTGTCATGTGGGGCGGCCGTGAGGGCACCGAGTACGACAACTCGAAGGACCTCAACGCCGCGCACGCTCGCTACGCCGAGGGCATCGACACCGTCGCCTCCTACATCAAGGAGAAGGGCTACGGCCTGCGCATCGCGCTGGAGCCCAAGCCGAACGAGCCGCGCGGCGACATCTTCCTGCCGACCATCGGCCACGCCATCGCGCTGATCGACTCGCTCGACAACGCCGACATCGTGGGCCTCAACCCGGAGACGGGCCACGAGCAGATGGCCGGCCTCAACTACACGCACGGCCTGGCCCTGGCCCTGCACCTCGGCAAGCTGTTCCACATCGACCTGAACGGCCAGCACGGCCCGCGGTACGACCAGGACCTCGTGTTCGGTCACGGCGACCTGCTGTCCGCGTTCTTCACGGTCGACCTGCTGGAGAACGGCTTCCCGAACGGCGGACCCCGCTACGAGGGACCGCGCCACTTCGACTACAAGCCGTCGCGCACCGAGTACCTCGACGGCGTGTGGGAGTCGGCCAAGGCCAACATGGCGACCTACGACATGCTGGCGGCCAAGGCCGCTCAGTACCGGGCCGACCCCGAGGTCCAGGCCGCGTTCGAGCACGCCGGGATCTTCGAGCTGGGCCAGCCGACCCTGGCCGACGGCGAGTCGTTCGACTCGTTCCTGGCAGAGTCCGACCCGGACATCGAGGCCCTGGCGGAACGTGACTACGGCCTGGTCCGCCTCCACCAGCTCGCCCTGACCCACCTGATCGGCTGACGCGCCGGTCCTCGACCGGCCATCCCCTTCGAGACCTAGGTTTCTCCGCTTTCGACGCGCTCAAAGCGAAGAAACCTAGGTCTCGAAGGGGATTAGGCCGAACTGTGGCGCGGGTAGCGTGGTCAGCCGCGTCCCCCTTCCCTCCTCATCCCGTTTCTGGAGCATCGATGCCCCTCGTCGCCGGCGTGGACACCTCCACGCAGTCCTGCAAGATCGTCGTGCGCGACGCCGAGACCGGCGCGCTCGTCCGGACCGGTTCCGCCAAGCACCCGGACGGCACCGAGGTGGATCCGCGGCACTGGTGGGACGCCTTCCAGGAGGCGGCCGCCGCGGCAGGCGGCTTGGCCGACGTCGCCGCGCTCGCCGTGGGCGGTCAGCAGCACGGTCTGGTGACGCTCGACGCCGAGGGCAACGTGATCCGGCCCGCGCTGCTCTGGAACGACAATCGCTCCGCGCCGTCGGCCGAGGCGCTGATCACCGAGCTGGGCGACGGCGACCGCGCGGCGGGCGCCCAGGCCTGGGCAGACGCCGTCGGCTCGGTGCTCGTGGCCTCCCTCACCGTCACCAAGCTGCGCTGGCTGCACGACAACGAGCCGGAGAACGCGGCGCGCGTCGCCGCGGTGGCGCTCCCCCACGACTGGCTGTCGTGGCGCATCGCGGGCTATGGCCCCGCGGGCGACCCGGCCGCTCCCCTGGGGCCGCAGCTCGACAAGCTGTTCACGGACCGCTCGGATGCCTCCGGCACCGGGTACTACGACGCCGCCACCGGCCAGTACCGGCCTGACCTGCTGGAACGCGCCCTGGGGCGGACCGACGTCGTGCTGCCGCGGGTGGTCGGTGTGACCGAGGCGCGCGGTGTCGCGCACCCGACCGTCGCGGGGTCGACGGTAGAGGGCGGGGCCCTGATCGGTCCCGGCGCCGGCGACAACGCCGGGGCGTCCCTGGGGCTCGGCATGACGCCGGGCGACATCGCCATCTCGATCGGCACGTCGGGCGTGGTCTCCGCCGTCGCGCCCGAGCGCACCGCGGACGGGTCCGGCGCGATCAACGGCTTCGCGGACGCGACCGGCAACGCGCTCATGCTGGCCGTCACGCTCAACGCCGCGCGCGTCCTGGACGCGGCGCGCGAGGTGCTCGACGTCAACTTCGACGAGCTCGCCGAGCTCGCCCTCCAGGCCCCGCCCGGCTCCGACGGCCTGGTGCTCGTGCCCTACCTGGAGGGAGAGCGCACGCCCAACCGGCCCGACGCGACCGGCACCCTGCACGGCATCCGCCTCGTCACCTCGACGCGCGCCCACCTGGCCCGCGCCTACATCGAAGGCATGCTGTGCGGTCTCGCCGACGGCCTCGACGCGCTGCGCGCGCAGGGTGTCGCGGTGGAACGCGTGATGCTGATCGGCGGCGCGGCGCAGTCCCCGGCCGTGCAGCGGATCGCCCCGCAGGTCTTCGGCCTGCCCATCGGCATCCCTGAGCCCGGGGAGTACGTGGCCGACGGCGCAGCACGGCAGGCCGCTTGGGTCCTCGCGTCGGCCGCGTCCGCGTCGAACGGGGGCGGTGCGGCCGGCGTCGTCGCGCCCGCGTGGTCCACGACTATCGCGACCACCCTGGCCGCCGACCCACAGCCGGTGATCCGTGAGCAGTACGCGGCGGTCCGCGACCTGGTCTGAGCCGGCCGGGTCAGGCGCGCGTGTAGCGCAGGTGGCGGTAGCGGAGGCCCGACGTCGACGTCGCCCACTCGGTGGACGAGGTGACCGTCCACTCCGGGCCGATCTCGGGGGCGAACACGTCGCCGTCGAGCTCCGTGTTGATCTCGGAGACCTCGAGCACGTCGGCGATCGGCAGCGCCTCGTTGTAGATCTGGGACCCGCCCATCACCCAGATCTCGTCCCCGCCTGGTGCGTTCGCCGCGATCTCGAGCGCCTCGCCGATCGAGCCGACCGCTACGACGTCGCCCCCCGCGTCCGGTACACCCTCCCGGCCGCGCGACGAGACCACCACGTTGGTCCGGCCGGGCAGGGGCCGCTTCGGCAGCGACTCCCAGGTGAGCCGCCCCATGACGACCGGGTGGCCCGAGGTGGTCCGCTTGAAGTGGGCGAAGTCCTCGGGCACGCGCCACGGGATGTCCCCGCCGGCGCCGATCACCGGCCGGCCACCGGCGTCACGAGCCTGCCCCCAGATGAGTCCGATCATCAGACTGCGATCGGGGCCTTGATGGTCGGGTGGGAGACGTACCCGAGCACCTCGATGTCCTCGAACTGATAGTCGAAGATCGACTCCCGCGGCGCGAGGCGCAACGAGGGGTACGGGTACGGGTCGCGCTCCAGCTGGGTGCGCACCTGCTCCACGTGGTTCTCGTAGATGTGCACGTCACCGCCGGTCCACACGAACTCGCCGACCTCCAGCCCGGTCTGCGCCGCGACCATGTGCGTCAGCAGCGCGTACGAGGCGATGTTGAACGGGACACCGAGGAACAGGTCGGCCGAGCGCTGGTAGAGCTGGCAGCTGAGCTTGCCGTCCGCGACATAGAACTGGAACAGGGCGTGGCACGGCGGCAGCGCCATGTCGTCGACCTCGGCCGGGTTCCACGCACTCACGATGTGCCGGCGCGAGTCCGGGTTGGTCCGGATCTGCTCGACCACCTTCGCGATCTGGTCCACGTGCCCGCCGTCGGGCGTGGGCCAGGAGCGCCACTGGACCCCGTACACGGGGCCGAGCTCGCCCGACTCGTCGGCCCAGTCGTCCCAGATCTTCACGCCGCGCTCCTGCAGCCAGCGCACGTTGGAGTCGCCGCGCAGGAACCACAGCAGCTCGTAGACGACCGACTTGAGGTGCACCCGCTTGGTCGTGATCAGGGGGAACCCCTCGGCGAGGTCGTACCGGATCTGTCGCCCGAAGACACTGCGTGTTCCCGTGCCGGTGCGGTCACCCTTGGGGGTGCCGGCGGCCAGCACGTCGCGGAGCAGGTCCTCGTACGGAGTATCGATCTCGGTCATGCGGCAAGCGTAAGCCTGACCACTGACAGGACGCCGGAGCACGACTCAGCCCTGCTGCGCCCGCAGCTCCTTGAGCCGCGCCCCACGACGGCGGTACAGCACACCCATCACCACGATCACGAGCGCCACCACACCGCCGAGCGCCGCGCCCCACGCGGAACCGCCGCGGAAGGCGGGCCCGTCGACGTCGAGGATCCGCTCGCCCGCGTGCGCCGCCGCCGAGGTCCCCAGCACGATCCCGAGCGTCAGCAGGTTCGGCACCGCGAACAGGACGGCCAGCGCCAGGTATCCGCCGCGCACGCCCCAGGACCGGCGGGTGAGGACTGCCTGCGCCACGAAGAACACGGGGACCATCGTGAACAGCGCGCCGACGACCAGCCCCCACCAGGCCCCGGCCGTGAACGACCCGTCCACGGCGTTGCCGATCACCTGGGCCCACCAGCGCGGCAGGAACGCGGTCAGGAACAGGTACACGAGCCATACGGCCACGATCACGGCGACGACGCCGAGCAGCCGCTGCACGATGTCCCGCCAGTTCGGCCGCCAGCTCGCGCCGCCCGTGGTCGGGCCGGTCGCTGTCGAACCACCCGCCGTCGGGCCGGTCGCCTGGGGCTCGCCGCTCGCGTTCTGCGCCATGACACGATCGTCGCAGCGCCCGGGCCGCCGTGCGCGCCGAACGGGGCCGCTGTGCGCGGAACGGCGGCGAACGGGAACGTCGCGCGCACGTTCCGCGTTGACAACTACGCCGACCGACCGGGACGCGCAGGACCTCAGGCTCGCGACCGTGTCGGTGACCAGTGGAAGGATCATCCTCATGACGGAGCAGACCACCACCTCAGGCGCCGCGAGCAGCGAGGACGCCGTGACCCCATCGCCCACCGACCCGCTGTGGGTGGAGCGCAACGGCACACGCACGTACACGGGCTTCTCGGCCCGGGGCGCGCGCGTCGAGATCGGGCCGGCGGAGGCCGGCGCGGTGTTCACGCCGGGCGAGCTGCTGAAGATCGCGCTCGCAGCGTGCGCCGGGATGAGCAGCGACAAGGCGTTCGCGCGGCGGCTGGGTGACGACTACAAGACCACCATCCGGGTCGAGGACCCGAAGCTCGTCGCCGAGGACCGGTACCCGGTGCTCACGGAGAAGTTCGAGATCGACCTGTCCGCCCTCGACGAGGAGGACAAGGCGAAGCTCATCATCATCGCGCAGCGATCTATCGACAAGGCCTGCACGGTGGGCCGTACGCTCAAGGTGGGCGCCCAGATCCCAGACGCGCAGTTCTACCAGCCGACGGAGGGCTGATATGTCTGACGACAGCAAGCAGAACCTGACCGCACCGGAGGCCAACGGCCGCGCGAGCACTGGAGACGCAGTCGTCAAGGCGGACAGCTCCGTCGAGGTCACACCCGCGGACTGGGTCAACTACAAGCCCGAGGGCCCGCTGGACTACCTGGTCGACCGGGCGGTGACCATCCCGTCGGCGACTATCCACAAGCATGTGAACAAGGTGCGCGCGCGTAACCCCGACGCGAGCCCCGCGGAGATCATCAAGCTCCTGGAGAAGGAGTACCTGCGGGTCATCCAGACCACGGGTGGCGCCGTCGGCGCGGCCGCCGCGATCCCCGCGGTGGGCACGGCGGTCAGCGTGGCGCTGTCCACCAGCGACGTGGCGACGTTCTTCGCCTCCTCGGCCGCGTTCTCCCTCGCTGTGGCGGACGTGCACGGGATCGACGTCCAGGACATCCCGCGGCGTCGGGCGCTGCTGCTCGCTACGGTCCTCGGCGACCAGGGCGCGCAGGACGTCGAGAACGCCATCGGCGGGTCCGGGGTCGCATGGGGCAAGGTGCTGCTCACGACGATGCCGCGCACCACGCTGCACCGCGTGAACAAGGCGCTGACGCACCGGTTCATCCAGAAGCAGATCGCCAAGCAGGGCAGCCTGCTGCTCGGGCGCATCCTGCCGTTCGGTGTCGGCGCCGTCGTGGGCTGGATCGGAGCACGCGCGCTGGGGCACACGGTGATCGCGCAGTCTCGGGTTGCGTTCGGCGCTCCGCCGGAGCGCTTTCCTCGCGTCATCGAGCAGAAGTAGGCCCGATCGGCACGCCGTCCCGAGCCTGGCGAGGGATGCCCTGCTGAGCACGTCACAAGGCAAATATTGTCGACGTGCTCGGCAAGATGCTTGGTCCCGCTCTAGGCTGCTGGGCATGGCGGACACGACGCACAGCGCTCTCGCCCCTACGTACGACCCACTGCCGATCACAATCGCGCGGGCTCACGGTACGCATGTGTGGGACACGGACGGCAACGAGTTCCTCGACTTCCTGTCGGGGTACTCGGCACTGAATTTTGGGCACCTGCACCAAGGCCTGATCGCCGCTGCGATGACGCAGCTGCGCCAGGTCACGCTCACGTCCCGTGCGTTCGACCATGACCGGCTCGAAGAGTTCGCGCAGCGGCTCGTCGATGTAGTGGGGCCGCTGACCACCGGCGGCGAGGACAGCCTCGTCGTGCCCATGAACACCGGCGCGGAAGCCGTGGAGACCGCGATCAAGGCGGTCCGCAAGTGGGGTTATGACGTGCGCGGCGTGCCCGAGGACACGGCGACGATCGTGGTCGCCGAGGGCAACTTCCACGGTCGCACCACCACGCTTGCCGGCCTCTCGGACGACCCGGCGACCCGCGACGGGTTCGGGCCGTTCGCACCCGGCTTCCGGCGCGTCCCGTTCGGTGACCTCGAAGCCGTGGCCGACGCCGTGGACGAGACCACCGTGGCTGTGCTGATGGAGCCGGTGCAGGGCGAGGCCGGCGTGCTGCTGCCGCCCGACGAGTTCTGGCCGGGCCTGCGCGAGCTCACCGCGGAGAAGAACATCGCCCTGGTCGCGGACGAGATCCAGTCCGGGCTGGGCCGCACCGGCAGCACGCTCGCCTGCGAGCTCTGGGACGTGCAGCCGGATCTCGTCTGTCTGGGCAAGGCGCTGGGCGGCGGGATCGTCCCGGTCTCGGCAGTGGTCGGCAAGCCGGAGATCCTCGGCATCCTGACCCCGGGCACACACGGTTCGACGTTCGGCGGCAACCCGCTGGCCTGCGCAGTCGGCATCGCGGCGCTCGACCTGCTCTCGACCGGCCAGTACCAGGCGCGGGCGGCGGAGTCGGGCAAGCTGCTGAGGGCCCGGCTCGACGAGCTGGTGGAGCGGGGCCTGCTGACCAGTGCGCGCACCGTGGGGCTGTGGGCCGGCATCGACATGGACCCGGCGCTCGGCACCGGGCGCGACCTGTGTTTGGCGCTCCTGGAGCGCGGGGTGCTCGCGAAGGACTCGCACGGGGCGACGATCCGGCTGTCCCCGCCCCTGTCGATAGTGCAGCCCGAGCTCGAGATGGCGCTCGACATCGTCGAGGAGTCCCTGGTGGCGCTGCGCGACGGCGACGGCGCGGACGCGGGCGACACAGCCGCGGAGGACGTCGCGGAGGACGTCGCGGACGATGAAGGCAACGCAGCCGCGGAGGACGTCGCGAACGACGACGCCAGCACTGCCGCCGCAGACGACGAGGCGGAACCTGCCGACTCCGAGGAACCAGCGGAGCCCGCGGACCAGACCGCCGACGCAGCCGACGAGGACGCCGCACCGGAGACCCCTGCCGCAGACGAGGCATCGGACGACGCCCCCGCCGTCGACCCCGAGGAAGCACCCGCTGCCGATAAAGCAGACAAGGCCGACGCCACCAGCGACGTCGACGATGACGACAAGAAAGACGACGCCGCCAAGGGCACCGACGACCGCTCAGAACTGTCACCGACGGCCGGCTGAGCGTAGGCTCCCGGGGGTGACCACTACGACGTCGTCCCCCGCTACCACAGCGCTCCCGGCCATCTCC is drawn from Promicromonospora sp. Populi and contains these coding sequences:
- the xylB gene encoding xylulokinase → MPLVAGVDTSTQSCKIVVRDAETGALVRTGSAKHPDGTEVDPRHWWDAFQEAAAAAGGLADVAALAVGGQQHGLVTLDAEGNVIRPALLWNDNRSAPSAEALITELGDGDRAAGAQAWADAVGSVLVASLTVTKLRWLHDNEPENAARVAAVALPHDWLSWRIAGYGPAGDPAAPLGPQLDKLFTDRSDASGTGYYDAATGQYRPDLLERALGRTDVVLPRVVGVTEARGVAHPTVAGSTVEGGALIGPGAGDNAGASLGLGMTPGDIAISIGTSGVVSAVAPERTADGSGAINGFADATGNALMLAVTLNAARVLDAAREVLDVNFDELAELALQAPPGSDGLVLVPYLEGERTPNRPDATGTLHGIRLVTSTRAHLARAYIEGMLCGLADGLDALRAQGVAVERVMLIGGAAQSPAVQRIAPQVFGLPIGIPEPGEYVADGAARQAAWVLASAASASNGGGAAGVVAPAWSTTIATTLAADPQPVIREQYAAVRDLV
- a CDS encoding aldo/keto reductase, yielding MPQAGFGVFQVPDAETTRAVSHALEAGYRSVDTAAVYGNEAGVGRALAESGLARDEVFVTSKLWVDSMARDAVRPALERTLELLGLDALDLYLIHWPAPGLGLYVAAWEGLIEAREAGLVREIGVSNFQPAHLDAIIAATGVRPVVNQVELHPALQQRELRAHHAGLGIVTEAWSPLAQGAVLGAAPVTAAAEAHGVTPAQVVLRWHLQHGNVVIPKSVTPSRIASNLDLFGFELTVAEVVAIDALDRDGRTGLHPDTFNG
- a CDS encoding OsmC family protein, whose protein sequence is MTEQTTTSGAASSEDAVTPSPTDPLWVERNGTRTYTGFSARGARVEIGPAEAGAVFTPGELLKIALAACAGMSSDKAFARRLGDDYKTTIRVEDPKLVAEDRYPVLTEKFEIDLSALDEEDKAKLIIIAQRSIDKACTVGRTLKVGAQIPDAQFYQPTEG
- a CDS encoding MarR family winged helix-turn-helix transcriptional regulator, whose product is MGIADDAVEIRAQGWRTLAALHGLIDTALERALQAEHGLTVVEYTVLDALSRQDGWHMRMQQLGRATALSPSATTRLVNRLEDRALLTRVLCQDDRRGIYTELTKAGEKLLLAARPTHDRALQEALQEAEEVPELASLVGALGTVGAAV
- the xylA gene encoding xylose isomerase; translation: MSDIKYSFGLWTIGWPAADPFGTATRPDLDPAESVRKLADLGAWGFTFHDNDVYPFGSDESERTKHIDSVKRAAAETGMVCEMVTTNTFTHPVFKDGAFTSNNREVRRFGLRKVLRNVDLAADMGASTFVMWGGREGTEYDNSKDLNAAHARYAEGIDTVASYIKEKGYGLRIALEPKPNEPRGDIFLPTIGHAIALIDSLDNADIVGLNPETGHEQMAGLNYTHGLALALHLGKLFHIDLNGQHGPRYDQDLVFGHGDLLSAFFTVDLLENGFPNGGPRYEGPRHFDYKPSRTEYLDGVWESAKANMATYDMLAAKAAQYRADPEVQAAFEHAGIFELGQPTLADGESFDSFLAESDPDIEALAERDYGLVRLHQLALTHLIG
- the rocD gene encoding ornithine--oxo-acid transaminase: MADTTHSALAPTYDPLPITIARAHGTHVWDTDGNEFLDFLSGYSALNFGHLHQGLIAAAMTQLRQVTLTSRAFDHDRLEEFAQRLVDVVGPLTTGGEDSLVVPMNTGAEAVETAIKAVRKWGYDVRGVPEDTATIVVAEGNFHGRTTTLAGLSDDPATRDGFGPFAPGFRRVPFGDLEAVADAVDETTVAVLMEPVQGEAGVLLPPDEFWPGLRELTAEKNIALVADEIQSGLGRTGSTLACELWDVQPDLVCLGKALGGGIVPVSAVVGKPEILGILTPGTHGSTFGGNPLACAVGIAALDLLSTGQYQARAAESGKLLRARLDELVERGLLTSARTVGLWAGIDMDPALGTGRDLCLALLERGVLAKDSHGATIRLSPPLSIVQPELEMALDIVEESLVALRDGDGADAGDTAAEDVAEDVADDEGNAAAEDVANDDASTAAADDEAEPADSEEPAEPADQTADAADEDAAPETPAADEASDDAPAVDPEEAPAADKADKADATSDVDDDDKKDDAAKGTDDRSELSPTAG
- a CDS encoding dihydrofolate reductase — encoded protein: MIGLIWGQARDAGGRPVIGAGGDIPWRVPEDFAHFKRTTSGHPVVMGRLTWESLPKRPLPGRTNVVVSSRGREGVPDAGGDVVAVGSIGEALEIAANAPGGDEIWVMGGSQIYNEALPIADVLEVSEINTELDGDVFAPEIGPEWTVTSSTEWATSTSGLRYRHLRYTRA
- a CDS encoding ROK family protein — translated: MTTAGTARETTARTGPGAARQHTLRERNLELVARAVFEVPEPLSRAGVAAATGLTRATVSTLVDQLVAARLVRELPAVYGGRAGRPAVPLVPAPRSVVGLGLEVNVDYLGVRVLDLTGDVVTNNVVPGEFHDGDPAVVLRRLGKLAREVSDDVAVSGMRVAGARLALPGLVDPRTGLLEVAPNLGWSSLAPVPLLALGDTEVRIANEAKLAALAELAGGSDVAAPDSFIFVSGDVGIGGAIVVDRKLFLGERGWNGEIGHVVVDPAGPRCSCGAFGCLEQYAGKDAMMRAAGLPPSAPLSSLVALLSDGGSGLADGAGLPAGRALGSALADFVNLLDIGTIVLGGAYTELLPWLRADVEAVLADRVLAAPFVDLQVRAAQAGPQAALTGGAREVLQAVLAHPAAWV
- a CDS encoding thymidylate synthase, giving the protein MTEIDTPYEDLLRDVLAAGTPKGDRTGTGTRSVFGRQIRYDLAEGFPLITTKRVHLKSVVYELLWFLRGDSNVRWLQERGVKIWDDWADESGELGPVYGVQWRSWPTPDGGHVDQIAKVVEQIRTNPDSRRHIVSAWNPAEVDDMALPPCHALFQFYVADGKLSCQLYQRSADLFLGVPFNIASYALLTHMVAAQTGLEVGEFVWTGGDVHIYENHVEQVRTQLERDPYPYPSLRLAPRESIFDYQFEDIEVLGYVSHPTIKAPIAV